Proteins found in one Mucilaginibacter gracilis genomic segment:
- the rsmH gene encoding 16S rRNA (cytosine(1402)-N(4))-methyltransferase RsmH, producing the protein MSNYHNPVMLQECIAGLNIQPNGTYVDVTFGGGGHSRAILQQLGEGGKLVAFDQDVDAQANAIDDERFEFIDQNFKYLKNFCRLHGAIPADGILADLGVSSHQFDKAERGFSTRFDADLDMRMDQGGQQTAKDVINTYNEADLHRIFGMYGEIQNAKTLARTVVTARLNIQINTIADLKSAIAPLIPRGKENKYLAQVFQALRIEVNQELEALQEFLKQSVDVLAPGGRLVVMSYHSLEDRLVKSFIAKGKFSGELEKDIYGNDDRPFEAVSRKAITATDEEIKLNNRARSAKLRIAVKR; encoded by the coding sequence GTGAGTAACTACCATAACCCCGTTATGCTGCAAGAGTGCATTGCCGGCTTAAATATACAGCCCAACGGCACTTATGTAGATGTAACTTTTGGTGGCGGCGGGCATTCGCGGGCAATATTGCAGCAATTGGGCGAGGGCGGCAAGCTGGTAGCCTTTGATCAGGATGTTGATGCACAGGCTAATGCTATTGATGATGAGCGCTTTGAGTTTATAGATCAAAACTTTAAGTACCTCAAAAACTTTTGCCGTTTGCATGGTGCAATACCAGCCGACGGTATTTTGGCCGATCTGGGGGTTTCATCGCATCAGTTTGATAAGGCCGAGCGCGGTTTTTCTACCCGTTTTGATGCCGATTTGGATATGCGCATGGATCAGGGTGGGCAGCAAACCGCAAAGGATGTAATAAATACATACAACGAAGCCGATTTGCACCGCATTTTTGGCATGTATGGCGAAATACAGAATGCTAAAACACTAGCCCGCACCGTAGTAACGGCGAGGCTAAATATACAGATTAATACTATTGCCGATTTAAAAAGTGCAATAGCGCCGCTTATTCCGCGTGGTAAAGAAAACAAATATTTGGCGCAGGTTTTTCAGGCCCTGCGTATTGAGGTTAACCAGGAGCTTGAGGCCCTGCAGGAGTTTTTAAAGCAATCTGTTGATGTGCTTGCGCCGGGTGGGCGTTTGGTGGTTATGTCTTACCACTCGTTGGAAGACAGGCTGGTAAAAAGCTTTATAGCCAAAGGTAAGTTTAGCGGCGAACTGGAAAAAGATATTTATGGTAACGACGACAGGCCTTTTGAAGCAGTATCGCGCAAAGCCATAACTGCAACAGACGAAGAAATTAAGTTAAATAACAGGGCACGCAGTGCAAAATTACGAATAGCAGTAAAAAGATGA
- a CDS encoding FtsL-like putative cell division protein, whose translation MSNRLRAEIEEEDEKELIVEEKAPKEFTENFFTQFFSKGFVSTESATRALPFILFIAFLGMVYIANRHLSEKSMRQIDKLSKEVKELNWDYKSTKAELAYKSTLTEVAKRADTLGIKILVEPPQKLTINEDSK comes from the coding sequence ATGAGCAATCGTTTACGGGCAGAAATTGAGGAAGAGGATGAAAAGGAGTTGATAGTTGAGGAGAAGGCCCCAAAGGAGTTCACCGAAAACTTTTTTACTCAGTTTTTCAGCAAAGGCTTTGTGTCGACAGAATCGGCTACAAGGGCACTCCCTTTTATTCTGTTTATTGCTTTTTTAGGGATGGTTTATATCGCCAACAGGCACCTATCCGAAAAAAGCATGCGCCAAATTGATAAGCTATCTAAAGAAGTAAAAGAATTAAACTGGGACTATAAATCAACCAAAGCCGAATTGGCTTATAAAAGTACGCTAACCGAGGTTGCAAAACGGGCAGATACCCTGGGTATTAAAATACTTGTTGAGCCGCCGCAAAAATTAACCATTAACGAAGATAGCAAATGA
- the mraZ gene encoding division/cell wall cluster transcriptional repressor MraZ encodes MSHFLGEFDCKLDTKGRMMIPVGLKKQLPEAEKEGLVINRGFEKHLTIYTRKEWDAIVEDMSKLNQYEKKTREFIRYFTRGASELTLDGAGRVLLPKNLLEYAGIDTDVVLSCQFNKIEVWAKAAYDLQLDDEPENFANLAEEVMGRAGRAAGE; translated from the coding sequence ATGTCTCATTTTTTAGGAGAATTTGATTGTAAACTGGATACCAAAGGGAGGATGATGATTCCCGTTGGCCTCAAAAAACAGCTTCCAGAAGCTGAGAAAGAGGGTCTTGTGATCAATCGTGGCTTCGAAAAACACCTTACAATATATACTCGAAAAGAGTGGGATGCTATAGTGGAAGACATGAGTAAACTTAACCAATACGAAAAAAAGACGCGCGAGTTTATACGGTATTTTACCCGCGGCGCTTCGGAGCTTACGCTTGATGGTGCCGGACGGGTGCTTTTGCCCAAAAATTTGCTTGAATATGCAGGCATTGATACCGATGTGGTATTATCGTGTCAGTTTAATAAAATAGAGGTTTGGGCCAAGGCTGCTTATGATTTGCAACTGGACGACGAACCCGAAAACTTTGCAAACCTGGCCGAAGAGGTAATGGGCCGTGCGGGGAGGGCTGCAGGTGAGTAA